One Vicia villosa cultivar HV-30 ecotype Madison, WI linkage group LG5, Vvil1.0, whole genome shotgun sequence genomic window, TTCAACAAGATTACATAGTTACAATCAATAATCAAAAACAAGaaacaaagtttaaaaaaaaaaaaaacacttaatttGAATCAATCACTTTGTTGTAGTGCTGATCCAAAGAAACGACTACAAGTATAGACAGAACAAAAAGCTTGTAAAGCCATCAAAAGCAACAAGAAAATTGCAGCTAAAAATGTTAAAATCTGCCATGAACCAAACACATAGGACTTCATAAATTTCCACATTTTCACAATTTATTCTACTATTATAAAACTTGTTAACATCTTCAATAGTCTTATCCATGAACAAAACCCTTGACAATCTCAATGACTTACTCATTCCATTCCACATGTTAGCAACTTCTTTATCACTCTTCAAGTGATTTAAAATAATCCATTTTTCTCTTAGAATCTTCACATCATCCTCAGAGTCAATAATTCCATTCATCAATTCTGTATAACGGGTTATAACCAACGGTCCAGATCCGACTGATGATTCATATGCAACCAAGTTTCTTAGAAAGACTTTGGTATTAACATCCAAACCGATTATAGGAAGGTAAAATATTCTTGTTTTCGCGTCAAAACTAATGCTTGATATGGTTCCATCATTCGTAGGAAAAAAACGAACCCCCAAGCTCACGAGTTCTTGAACACAAGGAATGGTGATTTCTTCAATCAAAGGTGGCTTGTTAATAAGAGTACTTGAAGtttcattttcttgattttcttcatcACCTTTTTctttagagaaaaataaatattcaataGGTTGTTTGAGAAGTTTACCTCCCGGAAGATTGGTTATGATTTTCCAAGGAAACTTGACAAGAACTTTCAAAGGTTTTGATAGAAGTGCCCTTTTTAGTAATTGCATAGGTCCTTTGTTAAGTTTTGAAAGAATCTTCCAAATTTCATTGAATGATTGCTTCACATAACTAGACTCACCTTTTGAATTTTCATCATCTCCTTTAtgatcttgttcatcttcttcttgaatctCAACATCAATAGCAATATCATTttcagtttctaatttagggacAATCATGTCATAAAAGAAATCTAACAAATGTGCACTTTCCGAGACTTTAATGTTTGGAAACTCTTGAATCATCTTGAAAGgtgaaatttgtttaaacaaacctATAAACATGAAAACCAACATTTCATCGGCCGCTTCGAGCGACGAAAATTTGAACTCGAGTAATTTTCTCAAAACAAATAATGGAATTTGATTCTCTAACATGACAATGTCTCTCAACATAGCATTATGAGCTGATTTTCTTCCAGCATAATCCACCAAATGTGACATGCTTGACGAAACTACCCTTTTCGTTACACCTTCTTGCATTGCATAAATTTGAAGTAACTCAAGTAAGAATGATGCATCAACAATCATCATCCACACCATCGTTTCGCCGTTCAAATCTAAGTATTTGTGGTAACATGCTCTAACCCTTTGTTCAAACTTTGTCAATTGGTCAACAAGCTTGTCTAGTTTGAGAGTTTGTAATGATTTTAAGAATCTTTTTGTTGCTGCAAGCTTGTAACTTTGCATTTCATAGAGTTCTGGTCGCCAATAATGGTAAGGACCAATTGCAACTTGTTGTGGAACATATGAATCTGGATCACTAGCCATAAGAAGCTTTGGCACATTGAAAATGGTAACAGATAATTCACCATCTTCCTCTTCAAATTCTTCTTCAAGGGTTTTTCTTATATGAATCACCCATCTAAGTTCATCAAAGTTTGATTTAGAATTATATGACATAGTGGACCTTAGAGAAGAGATGTTTTTCTTAACTAAGACTCTTGCAAAGAAGGAAATATATTGACAATTTTGCTAAAACTTGTATGTTTTGTTTGGTACTTATAATTTGTACCAATCCACTAGTTATTAAACTATTAAGAATGTGTTGCTcaaataattttgataattagATAACGACATAACTCAAATAATTTGAAGCTATGGCTGAAAAAATATGTACATGGTTGAAACGTGCTTTATTTAGaacatctccaatggtgcaacccatttttgagttctttatgggtcccactagctacatcatcttaaaataatttttataatttttattttaattgtacaattctaaaaagttattattgtgcccacaactttaccttataaactaatttgattgggtaccacaattttttcatagttgcattgcaatgcaatggtactatgatgtggcatgtctaggtggagaacttattagaaggaactaccattggagatggtcttacaATGTAGTTGATTGATAATAATAGCTAGCCAATAGAATAGATTAGAAAAGTAAGTGAAGTGTCTTTATCATCAACAACAAGAATAAAATGAGTTAAGTATGGATGATGAGAGTttgtaaaaaaaatcttttatttgaattattagtTATTGAGCTGTATATTTTTGTTGCAATTATAACTTCTAGGTGCATGTGGCCCATTAGTGTCCAAATTTAAGATCTTGTAAAATCTAATTATTTAAAGTGTAATGTTGACTCTTGTTAgaattataaaatatatgaagTTGTTTTATGTTCCGTTTTCCTTAACAACCACAATTTTATAATAGTACTACCATTAACATAGTGTATCATTACGTCTTTCATTCTAATTTCTAAAGGCTTTTTAAACCAACCAATCTCATTTCTAAACATCTTAGATGATGCCGGTTATTGGAACGCGCGCCCATCATGTGGTTATGGCGCCCATTTTCTATATCACTCGCTCACCTAGAAAAACGCGGTGAATGACATGTTTTTTACCCATTAACGATGCGAGAAAATGTAGTCAAGGAAGAGAGTCGTGCTCTTTAGTATTATAGGAGAAATAACTACTCCCTTCATACCCCAGAGAGAGGGGTTGTTAATCCTTACGGGGATTCACAAACTCAGCCGCAAGAGGTTCCTATAAATACCCCAAATCTAATATTGAAGAGGATATTCAATTCACTTTAAAAACACTATATATAGAGCTTGTCACCATATCTATGTGAGTTTGCTCTAAAACTACAATGTCCTTAAAATCGTCTGACGGTCCTACATAATTAAGGGTTGTCATTGTACCTTTAGCAAGTTCACatagtaaaacataaaaaaacacaaaattaaactaatttttaTGGTAAAATGTGAAAAACACATAATCAAACTCAAATAAGTGGCAAAAGATAAAAAACACTCCATCAAATTCAAACTCATTTAAGTGGCAAAACATGAGTTAAAAACATAAACAAACTTATTTAAAAAGACAAAAGTACAAAAATAACCAAGTATTCTAAAATCGGTCCTTGCatctaagaaagaaaaaaagtgatcTTATATTAAAGGAGAAAAACATTAGAAAAAAGTGATCTTATATCAAAGGAGAAAAAAATTAGTTATGGCAGAACATCTtgtagaaaaaaaaaaacaaaacagaacATCAAGCATAAAATGAGGGAGGGAACACCTTGTTCTAGAAATGTGAAACCATAAGTGAGTTGGGGGAAGGAAGGAGGGAGCAACTTAGATACAAAGAATGAGTAAGAATGAAAGAGAGAATGATATTGAAAAGAGGGAGAGTAAAAAAGGGTGAATCGAATGGTGAGAGGAAATAAAAGTGAAAAATTAAAAAGTGAGATATTATAAAACTAGGCAACTAAAAAAGTGACACGTGGACAAATTAATATAATAGTCTATTTTCATGCAATTGTATTCGTTATACTTATACTAGCGTTCAGACGGACACTCCCGTACTCGTCTGTCCACTTTTTTTTAATGCGCTTACAGAGAAAATAAACGTGTGTATATTTTTAATGAGTTTTTTATTGTGCGACacactttaaaaataatattagttaaaCATAGTTAATAGAATTAAAACCaagataataaatataaattttaaaattgttttagtGAGTTTACCTATAGGTAATAATTTTACCTTTTTTTGATATTAAACTAATAGTGTTATATTGAGATATaccgtcttttttttttttgaagtttgtgTTATACGTcccattaaaaaatattatttaaatatgattagtataataaaaattaagatgataaatatttattttcaatatattttagcATTATACTCTCTCTTTCCCTCCACATATGTGATTCGATTTTTTTATTGGACTAACACGTATATAGTCTTTTATACGTCTTGTTAAAAATAATTCTATTTAGACACAATTATTAgaattaaacaaaattaagattaaaataaaaatgagagagagagagagagaggtgtttatccaaaaaaaatttaagaaaaaccTATATAATTTCCCGCTGTCCGCATTTTTTATTGTGCTAACGGATGTATGATTTTTATGAGGTGTTTCGTGCATGTAtactaaaatataatattatttgggcacaattattaaaattttgtgcCTCTCTCATTTAATACGTGTATATTTTTAAGAAGATTTTTTGTGTATGTTGCAACATGAATATTCACATCTCTTTCTATGTTGCTCTTGCTAATTTGTTGTATATATCTCTCTAATACATGTATATCTTTAAGAAGATTTTTGGTGTATGTTGCAACATGAATATTCACATATCTCTCCCTCTCTTGCTCTCGCTAAtttgttgtatatatttttatctctttaATATGTGTATATGTTTAAGAAGTTTTTTGGTGTACGTTGCAACATGAATATTcacatctctctctctcttgctctcgctaattagttgtatatatttttctctctctaaTATGTGTATATCTTTAAGAAATTTTTTGGGATATGTTGCAACATGAATATTCACATCTCTCTCCCTCCAAACATAAAAATAAGagtacaacaaaataaaaaaaaattaaaacattttaatgGAGTCAAACTTCAATTCATTAAATTTGTAACTTTACAAAATTATTCTCAACAACCAAATTTCATGTGAAAATATGAAGGTCAATATTATAcattttgcattacttgcttgtgtGCTAAATATTAattagggatgtcaattgcatctgttaatggggatcctgtggggaatatctgtgcggagattcgaagttggggatttttttccccgtggggatggggatggagggaaaagttcccccgataacagtttggggcggggattgggaaagtatcctccgtccccgtggattccccgactccgaagatatatgttaatttatatattttatatatattatataattatataatttcacaatgtattagaaaatgaagagtaattagaagttatagatttgtcacacataattAACCACTTGCGTTGGACGACATCAGTATTGTGGTAGTAAATTAGTTGAAGCACGGTAGCaagaagttatgttactatttatttatttttacataaaaaatattagcaacatcaagttcttttgcttttttatttattattgatgtaagatgaattttgattttttttagaaaataaagatgcaaatatatgcgttttaaaaaatacagaaaaaaaacaaaatactagtgtcatagttttgatcaaaaagtgtagaaattttcttaagattcgatctccgtggatatccgtggggatctgtggggatggggatggagggaaatattcccccgtggcggggattggggatggggatggggactaaatttgggagcggggcggggagtggagaagcatcctccgaacaatatctgccccgttgacatccctaataTTAATAGTAAATGGCATCAAAAAGAAATAGATTTTAAACATATTGacattaaagagaaaaatattctaactATATTGTATCATCCTTCTCttttaaaaaccaaaaacaaaactaCTGCAGTTTTTTTCATGCAGTTATTATGTAATTTCGTGTGTATTTATATGAGAGAGAGGCAAACAGATGCATAcgcaaaaattcaaaatatttcccTATGTTACCCTATTGTTATATAATGAAAGTTGGGTGTTAGTAGTTGCACAAGATGAAGCAGTTTATTGGATAAAATACTTTGAGCGCTTTATACCTGCGGTGGTTGTGTTATGATTTTTTAAACTGTAATTGCTCAACTTccctttaataatttattattttaaaataagttagAAAATAAAGTTTGAAAAAATTGATAATAAAAGGGTAATTTTGGAAGGTCAGTCCAAACACCTCTATCCCgtttatatatagttatagaaGATATATAGTAATAAATATAGTGGAAAATGACTAGGTACCCATTTCAACCATTGCCTATAAATTGATGATTTTAAAACTCTGTTATTCATTTCACACGAAgaggaaagagaaaagaaaaacatCCTTAAGTGCTTTGGTTTGTTCATCCTTAAAGTCAAAGGTAccgtttcttttatttttctgtctcCTTGCTCTTTTTAATTAGCTTTCTTAATCACCAAGAATTTGTATCTAACAATCATAATGATTAAGGAATTGATCTACAGTTAATTCAAATTTTAGTGATTCTAATAATTAGAGACTTAGTCAGGATCCTGTGCTCACTATGGATACATCTGACTGGAGAGCTCAACTTCCACCTGATTCACGCCCGAAAATTGTCGATAAAATGTAAGTTCCGGTGCCAAAACTAGAGttttaaattgaaatttgttttgtacgttattatttttttaaattattactggTGTCAACATATTTGTGTTTGTGAAACAATTTCTTTTTATCTGTAGATTGGACACATTAAAAAgacatcttcctttttctggttatgagggcttacttttttttttttgacaagaacAAACTTAAGAGCTTTCATTCATCAAATCAATctcaatacaaggaggtatcaTATTAAGGGaactacgcctagaccaagaattggctGCCTTAGCTAAGGAatgggcaaccgaattcgcttggcgcttaatgaactttacctcaaagttcggaaaACAACATAACAAATTCTGAATAGACTTAATTATAAAACTAAACTCAGAGGAGCCAACATGCTTGGCTTTAATAGAATTTACGACTAATTGACAATCACTTTCAAAGACAACATAAGAGAAATGGGAGGAGATGGCATGTTGGATTGCTTCCTTCAAAGCCATGGCTTCGGCTTCGTGAACAGAAAAAAGACCCACATCCCAAGCTACACCTGCTCTGATGAATCTCCCCAAATGATCCCTAAAACACCACCCTCTATTAGTCGTACCACGAACGTTATTAAAACCTGCATCAACATTACACTTCAACTGATTTATCATAGGCGGAATCCAAGCCactgaattattattattatcacacATAGCATGCTCCTCTATAGCTATAAACCAATCATACCAGTTGTGATATGCTTGTAAACCAATTCTTATAGCATCTTCTCGGACATCTTGCCAAACCACATTATTTCTACTTCGCCAAAGGACCTCAAGCATAACAGCAAATCTACCAGCATCCCTACGGTCCTCTCGACTACAAACGTCAAAAATAAGGGACTTAGCATCATGAAATGATTGTAAACGAGAGTCGATTAAGGAtgacaaacctgctgcccgccaactTTGAGAAGTAGACGCGCAACCGAAAAAAACAtgccaatcatcttcatcttcacaaTCACACCAAGGACAAAGAGATGGGCAAGGAACATGATGATGTTGCAACATAGTACGAGTCGGAAGGCAGCCCCGACAAATCCGCCATAACAAGTGTTTGGCTCTAGGTGGTGCGGAAATGTTCCACAAATTCTTCCAATTACCCTCAATACCATAATGCAAAGTACCAGTGTGCAACCTTTTCCAAAGTCTATATCCCGATTTCACGCTATAATCACCATTCTTTTCCTCTTGCCAAACCAACCTATCTTCCACTACATCCTCCACCAACGGCACTCTAAGAATGATTTCAGCCCCCGTATGACCAAAAAGAGAGTTCACCTTCCCCACATCCCATTGTTTGACATTGGGGAGCAAAAGATCTTTTACATAGAGATCATGCACTTCTTGCACTTGAGGACCACTAACCCACCAACTTCCTTTCTCCCGAAGCCAAGGATCCAACATAACCTTAATGCTACTCCCTTCACCAATACTCCACCTACTACCAAGCTTAAGAACATCCTTAGCTTTCCACAAACTCCGCCATATAAAACTCGGATTGTTACCAACCTTAGAATCAAAGAAGGAGGAGCGAGGAAAATACCTTGCTTTAAAGATTCTAGCCACAAGAGAGTTGGGTTTCGCCATAAGATTCCATCCTTGCTTTGCTACCATAGCCATATTAAAAGCTTTGAAGTCCCTAAATCCCATACCTCCTTCACTCTTTCGCATAGTCATTCTATCCCAAGCCAACCATCTTATACCTCTGTTATTATGACCTCCCCCCCACCAAAATGCGTTAAGCATTTTCTCAATATCTCTCACCACCCCATCCGGAATCAAATAGACACTCATAATATAAGCGGGAATTGACTGAAGCACTGATTTAATCATAACCTCTTTCCCCGCTCTAGATAAAGATCTACCACTCCAAGAATTAATTCTTTTCCATATTCGATCCTTAACAAATGAGAACACCGCCTTCTTGCTTCTACCAATCATGGAAGGTAAACCCAAATAAGTTCCTGTTCCCAACACAAGTCTCACCCCCATCACATTCGCTAAATCCTCTTGGGCCGACACACTCAAATTACGGCTGAAAAACACTTCTGACTTAGTAAGGTTGATCACTTGACCCGTCGCCTCAGCATAAGTTTTAAGGATTTCCATGAGATTTGACACTTCCAAAATATTTGCCctgcaaaaaagaaaacaatcgtcagcaaaaagcaagTGGGACACACTGGGTGCCCCCCTGCAGATCTGTGCTCCATGGAGATCTCCGCGAGACACCCCTCTCTTAATAAGAGCAGAGAGGCCTTCAGAGACAAGGATGAATATATAAGGTGACAGAGGATCGCCTTGTCTCAGTCCTCTTCCTGGAATAATGGGTCCGACTCTATCCGAATTAACAAGAACAGAATAGTGCACCGAAGTTACACACATCATCACCCAATGGGTCCATCTCTCATCAAAGCCAAGTCGAAGCAGAATACCTCTAAGGAATCCCCAATCCACTCTGTCATAAGCTTTACTAATATCAATTTTCAGCGCCAGATTAGCCATGTTAccctttgtttttcttttcaaagcGTGAATAATTTCCGAAGCTACCATAGCATTATCAAGAATGGACCTCCCTTCCACGAAAGCTGATTGCTCTTCTGAGACACATTTATCCAAGACCAATTTCAGACGATTAGCTAACAACTTAGCAACTATCTTATAGACAACATTACAGAGAGAGATGGGACGAAGGTCCTTCATTTCCTTTGGGGTAGCACATTTGGGAATGAGACAAATATTAGTCTCATTAAGCTCTGGTGGGAAATAACCTCTTGTCAACCACATAGAAGTAGCCTGGAAAATATCATCACCGCATAACTCCCAAAAATTTTGGTAAAATGCCGGGTTGAAACCATCAGGGTCGAGAGACTTATCCGGATGCATTTGAATAAGGGCTTCATATAGCTCTGCTTTGGTAATGTGAGTCAACAATTTACGATTATCATCATACGATATAACCGGTTGAATGTAATTTAAAACTGGATCATATTCTCCTTCCTTTGCTTCAAACAGCTCCTTAAAATAAGAATTTGCAATACGGCACAATCCTTCTTGATCTCTAGCCACCGCCCCTGTCTCATCAACAAGCATATCTAAC contains:
- the LOC131606118 gene encoding putative UPF0481 protein At3g02645 yields the protein MSYNSKSNFDELRWVIHIRKTLEEEFEEEDGELSVTIFNVPKLLMASDPDSYVPQQVAIGPYHYWRPELYEMQSYKLAATKRFLKSLQTLKLDKLVDQLTKFEQRVRACYHKYLDLNGETMVWMMIVDASFLLELLQIYAMQEGVTKRVVSSSMSHLVDYAGRKSAHNAMLRDIVMLENQIPLFVLRKLLEFKFSSLEAADEMLVFMFIGLFKQISPFKMIQEFPNIKVSESAHLLDFFYDMIVPKLETENDIAIDVEIQEEDEQDHKGDDENSKGESSYVKQSFNEIWKILSKLNKGPMQLLKRALLSKPLKVLVKFPWKIITNLPGGKLLKQPIEYLFFSKEKGDEENQENETSSTLINKPPLIEEITIPCVQELVSLGVRFFPTNDGTISSISFDAKTRIFYLPIIGLDVNTKVFLRNLVAYESSVGSGPLVITRYTELMNGIIDSEDDVKILREKWIILNHLKSDKEVANMWNGMSKSLRLSRVLFMDKTIEDVNKFYNSRINCENVEIYEVLCVWFMADFNIFSCNFLVAFDGFTSFLFCLYL